In Streptomyces durocortorensis, a genomic segment contains:
- the eccE gene encoding type VII secretion protein EccE, whose translation MGAATRERAGRASRRASGSSRRQRRNEPSPTPAAPPSAAPAQNAPAATTLRSISRTGRVRPVLRQLVIIEAALGVAAVGAALGGAWLVPALVLVCLLFALAVVRRRGRALQDWLSTALALRARRRAAAAPPSDGEPMLAPVAENVPGFGPQVHVDRAHRTVGMLGDGTFLTAVVRVQASGESLRPAFGARSLPLSLLGDALQVDDIVLESAQLVQQVRCAPAPHLPRQSVARLSYAPLQDQTGAPALRLTWVAVKLDPELCREAIEARGGGMDGAQRCLVRVADHVASRITGAGFRAAVLDQDELNSAVATSACANPILSGRAGRPDAAPQRRTTETSRVWRCDDRWHTTYAVDRWPELGRGATPLPQLVALLTSVPAYATTFSLTVRRGARQGSTSVAGHVRVTGGSDTELVSVRRTLEQAARHAKVGLARLDREQLPGALATLPLGGAQ comes from the coding sequence ATGGGTGCAGCTACGCGCGAGCGTGCCGGGCGAGCCAGCCGTAGAGCCTCCGGCAGTTCCCGGAGGCAACGCCGCAACGAACCCTCCCCGACGCCCGCCGCCCCGCCCTCCGCCGCCCCCGCGCAGAACGCGCCCGCCGCGACGACGCTCCGCTCGATCTCGCGGACCGGCCGGGTACGTCCCGTGCTGCGGCAGCTGGTCATCATCGAGGCGGCTCTCGGGGTGGCCGCCGTGGGCGCGGCGCTCGGCGGGGCGTGGCTGGTGCCCGCTCTCGTGCTTGTCTGTCTGCTGTTCGCCCTCGCGGTGGTACGCCGTCGGGGCCGCGCGCTCCAGGACTGGCTGTCGACCGCTCTCGCGCTCCGGGCCCGGCGGCGGGCCGCCGCCGCGCCGCCCTCGGACGGGGAGCCGATGCTCGCCCCGGTGGCGGAGAACGTTCCCGGATTCGGCCCGCAGGTCCATGTGGACCGCGCCCACCGGACGGTGGGCATGCTCGGTGACGGTACGTTCCTGACCGCCGTGGTGCGCGTGCAGGCGAGCGGCGAGTCGCTCCGGCCCGCGTTCGGCGCACGGTCGCTCCCGCTGTCGCTGCTGGGCGACGCGCTCCAGGTGGACGACATCGTCCTGGAGTCCGCCCAGTTGGTGCAGCAGGTGCGGTGCGCACCGGCCCCGCATCTGCCGCGGCAGTCGGTGGCCCGGCTCTCGTACGCGCCGCTTCAGGACCAGACCGGTGCGCCCGCTCTGCGCCTGACGTGGGTGGCGGTGAAGCTGGATCCGGAGCTGTGCCGCGAGGCGATCGAGGCGCGCGGCGGCGGGATGGACGGCGCGCAGCGCTGTCTGGTGCGGGTCGCGGACCATGTGGCGAGCCGGATCACGGGCGCCGGCTTCCGGGCCGCGGTACTCGACCAGGACGAGCTGAACTCCGCCGTGGCCACCTCCGCATGCGCCAACCCCATCCTGTCGGGCCGGGCGGGCCGGCCTGACGCCGCGCCGCAGCGCCGTACGACGGAGACCTCTCGGGTCTGGCGGTGCGACGACCGGTGGCACACCACGTACGCGGTGGACCGCTGGCCCGAGCTGGGCCGTGGTGCGACGCCGCTGCCGCAGCTGGTCGCGCTGCTGACCTCGGTGCCCGCCTACGCGACGACGTTCAGTCTGACCGTGCGGCGCGGGGCGCGGCAGGGCTCGACGAGCGTGGCCGGTCATGTGCGGGTCACCGGTGGTTCGGACACGGAACTGGTGAGCGTGCGAAGGACTTTGGAGCAGGCCGCCCGGCACGCCAAGGTGGGCCTGGCACGGCTGGACCGCGAGCAGCTGCCGGGCGCCCTGGCCACGCTCCCGCTGGGAGGCGCGCAGTGA
- the eccB gene encoding type VII secretion protein EccB encodes MASRRDELNAYTFAKRRLIAQFLQPNPTGSEEGAPKPLRAVLPGAIIAVVILAAFGAWGMFKPVAPQKWDTPKEHVIIASKSTTRYVVLTTDGKKQLHPVLNMASAKLLLAPDKGTVINVDESVLDSGEIPHGATLGIPYAPDRLPDSKVAGAAKRWAVCERPGEGGRAIQKAAFIFAEREENKTEGKNRLRGGELMYVEGPDRTRYIVDAEGKAYPVKKDELLLRTLVGQNAKPQRVSASWLATLHTGDPITFPTVDGRPGDPADAPGSLGTRTNRVGMVLAATAGTRTQQYVVLPGRVAPVSDFTAKLLLSSRQLVSLKQAGNAQPVSAAELEPGAPFGQGKDWPVSEPEPVNSPNVKKGSRNTVCNVLRGVDADNGATTLSTWVGTSFPATLPTGSSSAYVTPGSGEFFRQFKGSTTDAGFLFLVTDTGLRYAMQSNSDSGQDASGIGEPSSKEEREEQQAEAQRAQNRLGYKDVDPTPVPAAWSELLPTGPRLSTGAASQPQGS; translated from the coding sequence ATGGCATCACGGCGGGATGAGCTCAACGCCTACACCTTCGCGAAGCGGAGGTTGATCGCACAGTTCCTGCAACCCAACCCGACCGGTTCCGAGGAAGGCGCCCCGAAGCCGCTGCGCGCGGTGCTGCCCGGAGCCATCATCGCCGTCGTGATTCTCGCCGCCTTCGGCGCCTGGGGCATGTTCAAGCCGGTGGCCCCCCAGAAGTGGGACACCCCCAAGGAACACGTCATCATCGCCAGCAAGTCCACCACCCGGTATGTGGTGTTGACGACCGACGGCAAGAAGCAGCTGCACCCCGTACTGAACATGGCCTCCGCCAAGCTTCTCCTCGCCCCGGACAAGGGCACGGTCATCAACGTCGACGAGTCGGTCCTGGACAGCGGCGAGATCCCGCACGGTGCGACCCTCGGCATCCCGTACGCCCCCGACCGGCTGCCCGACTCCAAGGTGGCGGGCGCGGCCAAGCGCTGGGCGGTCTGCGAACGGCCCGGTGAGGGCGGCCGGGCCATCCAGAAGGCGGCCTTCATCTTCGCCGAGCGCGAGGAGAACAAGACCGAGGGGAAGAACCGCCTGCGTGGTGGTGAACTGATGTACGTCGAGGGACCGGACCGGACCCGCTACATCGTGGACGCCGAGGGCAAGGCCTACCCCGTCAAGAAGGACGAACTGCTCCTGCGCACCCTGGTCGGCCAGAACGCCAAGCCCCAGCGGGTCTCGGCCTCCTGGCTGGCAACGCTCCACACCGGCGACCCGATCACCTTCCCGACCGTGGACGGACGGCCGGGCGACCCCGCCGACGCCCCCGGGAGCCTGGGCACGCGGACGAACCGGGTCGGCATGGTCCTGGCCGCCACGGCGGGAACCAGGACCCAGCAGTACGTCGTCCTGCCGGGCAGGGTCGCGCCGGTCTCGGACTTCACCGCCAAGCTCCTGCTCAGCAGCCGCCAACTGGTCTCCCTCAAGCAGGCGGGCAACGCGCAGCCGGTGAGCGCCGCCGAGCTCGAACCGGGCGCCCCGTTCGGCCAGGGCAAGGACTGGCCGGTCAGCGAGCCCGAACCCGTCAACTCCCCGAACGTCAAGAAGGGCAGCCGTAACACGGTGTGCAACGTTCTGCGCGGAGTCGACGCGGACAACGGCGCCACCACGCTCAGCACCTGGGTGGGTACGAGCTTCCCCGCGACGCTCCCCACCGGTTCCAGCAGCGCCTACGTCACCCCCGGATCGGGCGAGTTCTTCCGGCAGTTCAAGGGGTCGACGACGGACGCTGGTTTCCTGTTCCTGGTCACCGACACCGGGCTGCGCTACGCGATGCAGTCCAACAGCGACAGCGGCCAGGACGCCTCCGGCATCGGTGAACCCAGCTCGAAGGAGGAGCGGGAGGAGCAGCAGGCGGAGGCTCAGAGGGCCCAGAACCGGCTCGGCTACAAGGACGTCGACCCGACCCCTGTACCGGCGGCCTGGTCCGAACTCCTGCCGACCGGACCCCGCCTCTCCACCGGCGCCGCCAGCCAGCCGCAGGGTTCGTGA
- a CDS encoding DUF397 domain-containing protein, with the protein MGTQQEKDELYALDISDVKWLSAPGTEDAEERVEIAHLPGGAVAMRSSLDPDTVLRYTEAEWTAFVLGARDGEFDLT; encoded by the coding sequence ATGGGCACTCAGCAGGAAAAGGACGAGCTCTACGCTCTCGACATCTCGGATGTGAAGTGGCTCAGCGCACCCGGCACCGAGGACGCCGAGGAGCGGGTCGAGATCGCGCATCTGCCGGGCGGTGCGGTCGCCATGCGCTCCTCCCTGGACCCGGACACCGTTCTGCGGTACACGGAGGCGGAGTGGACGGCGTTCGTCCTGGGTGCGCGCGACGGTGAGTTCGACCTCACGTAG